AGCATTGGCTCATGTGGTTGGTCCCTTAGGTACCGCATTCGAAGTAAAACAATATGGAACAGTGGTGCTATTAGGCGGTTGTTATGGTATTGGTGCCATCGTAAGACTATCACGAGCCTTAAGAGAACAAGGAAATGAAGTTATTACAATTGCAGAAGCACGAAGTCACTACCTGGCATATTATCAAAATGAACTTATTCAGGTAAGTAACCAATTTATCCAAACAACTATCGATGGTTCCTTAGGTGAAAAGGGACATGCCATTGACGCTTTGAAACGAATGCTGGCTAATGGCAAACATATAGACCTGGTTGTTGCAGTTGGTTGTCCATTTATGATGATGGTAACCGCAGAAGAAACCCGAACTACGGACGTTAAAGTCCTTTGTGCTTTAAATCCAATTATGTTGGACGGTACTGGAATGTGTGGAGCCTGCCGTATCAGTGTCAATGGACAAACTCGTTTTGCATGCGTTGATGGCCCGTTTTTCGATGCACATCAAGTTGATTGGGACGAAGTTCGAGACCGACGTGAAGCATATAGTAATGAAGAAATTCAAGCAGTTAGTTATACTATGCCTACAGAGACTGTCTACGGAGAACAACGACATCATCATTGTTCGTGTATGGAAAGAGGTTAAAAAAATGGCAACACCAGAAAATTCAGAAGTAAAACCCACAACCGAAACACCTGCTCCCGAAGGGAAGCCTAAAAAAGGTGCAAAAATCCCACGTCAACCTATGCCTGAACAAGCACCACAGGATAGGGCACATAACTTCGACGAAGTTCCTTATGGCTATACACCAGAGTTGGCAATGGCAGAAGCATCTCGTTGCCTTGATTGTAAAAAACCCGGTTGTGTAGAAGGATGTCCAGTTCATATTGATATTCCCGGATTTATACGACTTATCCGTGAAGGTAAATTCATAGAAGCAGCACAGCACATAAAGAAGCAAAATGCCTTGCCCGCTGTCTGTGGACGTGTATGCCCACAGGAAGAACAATGTGAGAGCCGTTGTATTTTAGCGGTAAAGGGCGAATCAGTTGCCATAGGTCGTTTGGAACGGTTTTCAGCAGACTTCGAACGAGCCAGTGGACAAATACAATTGCCAGAATTACCACCTAAAACTGGCAAAAAAGTCGCTGTGGTCGGTGCCGGACCCGCAGGATTAACCGTTGCCGGAGACTTAATCAAATTAGGTCATGAAGTAACAGTATTTGAAGCCTTGCATGAACCCGGTGGTGTGTTGATGTATGGTATCCCAGAATTCCGCTTACCCAAGGAGATAGTCCGAGCAGAGGTCGAATATTTGAAACGATTGGGTGTCGAATTTGTGATGGATTTTGTTGTAGGTCGTAATTGCACAATTCGCGAATTATTCGAAGAAGAAGGTTACCATGCTATCTTTATTGGGACAGGTGCAGGCCTTCCATCATTTATGGGGATTCCTGGTGAAAATTTAGTCGGTGTTTACTCTGCTAACGAATATTTAACCCGCTCAAATCTAATGAAAGCCTATCTCTTCCCAAAATACGATACACCACCAATTAAACGAAACAAGGTAGCTGTAATTGGTGGAGGAAATGTAGCGATGGATTCCGCACGAACAGCATTACGGCTTGGCGGTGATGTGACTATCGTTTACCGCCGTGCACGTGAACAAATGCCAGCTCGTGCTGAGGAAATCCACCATGCAGAGGAAGAAGGCGTAAAAATGATGTTACTAACCAATCCTGTTCGTATTTTGGGTGACGAACGACATCGCGTTATTGGAATGGAGTGTATCCGAATGGAATTAGGTGAACCCGATGCTTCCGGAAGACGTCGTCCTGTACCTGTGCCAGGTTCAGAATTCCGCCTCGATGTGGATACAGTAATTATCGCCATCGGAAACCAGCCTAACCCTCTTATACCTCAATCCATGCCTGAGCTAAGCACAACAAAACACGGAACTCTTATTGTCGACCCCGAAACAATGATGACTTCTGTTCCTGGTATATTTGCTGGTGGCGATATTGTCTCCGGAGCAGCCACAGTTATCAGTGCTATGGGTCAAGCAAGAACTGCCGCATCTGCCATCCATCGCTATTTAATGAATCAAAAATCCACCTAATCTACATAACTCGTTCGACCAATCCATCTTCCATCCATCTTCAAAAAAATAAATATCTAAATCCTCCCTATAATTCTCATTATTTTTACCGAATGATAGGATTAAAAAACTAATTGATTGCCTATGTTCTATCCTTTTTATAAATTATTAATTTGTTAAAATTANNNNNNNNNNNNNNNNNNNNNNNNNNNNNNNNNNNNNNNNNNNNNNNNNNNNNNNNNNNNNNNNNNNNNNNNNNNNNNNNNNNNNNNNNNNNNNNNNNNNAAGTGTCAGGAAAAGGAAACGTAAGACTGTATGCATTTATGACAGGACTAATTATAGTTTTGTTTACTATAATGATTTCTGGTAACGCATGGTCTGCCATTTTAATCAGCACAGTTGAAGACTTGCAGAAGATAGGGAATGACCCTGAGTATCCGTTGAATGGGTCCTATGAATTGACTCAGGATATTGATGCAAGTGACACTGTGATGTGGAATGGTGGGGCTGGATTTCAGCCAATAGGTTCAGGTGCAACACCATTTACAGGAACATTTAATGGGAAAGGATATGTAATTTTAAACTTGTATATTAATCGTCCTACGGAGAACTATGTTGGTCTATTTGGTAGAACAAGCAGTAGTGCTACTATTCAGAATTTGGGAATAGAAAACAGCGTCGTTTTTGGTAATGATAATGTTGGGAATCTTGTTGGTTCTAATGAAGGCAGAACCGATACATGTTATTCAAATGGCTATGTTTCAGGAGAAAATTATGTAGGCGGACTTGTTGGAGTTAATAAAAATACTGCAAATAAATGTTATTCTATCGGAACAGTAACAGGTGTTACCAATGTGGGCGGTTTGATTGGAAGTAATTCGGGAACTATAACCCAATGTTATTCTACAAGTGCTGTGATTGGTGTATCTAACGTCGGCGGACTTGTAGGAGCAAACACGGCTTGGAACGCTTCTTTACGTAGGTGCTATGCATTAGGACCAGTAGCAGGTGGAAATAATGTTGGCGGTTTATTAGGTAGCATGTCCTGGGGATGGATATTTGAAACATATTCCGCAGGTGCTGTTAGTGGCGAGTCTAATGTGGGAGGTCTCATTGGCTATCGTTTCTTCCTTTCCTTTGTACTAATGAGCTATTGGGATACCCAGGCTTCAGGTCAATCGTCATCAAGCGGTGGTAATGGTAGAACAACAGACCAAATGAAACAGCAGTCCACATATTTCTTATGGTCTTTTGGAACAGTATGGGGAATTGTGTCTGGTGTAACGTATCCGTACTTTATCTGGCAATATGTTGTGCCTAATGTTATCGGGATGACATTAGAAGATGCAGAACAGGCTATTGTAGATGCGAATTTCGTATTAGGTACAGTAACTGAACAATGCAGTTTTACTGTCCCTGAAGGGCAAATTATCACTCAATCACCATTCGGTGGGCAGAATGCAGCACCAGGTAGTGCTGTTAATGTTACAGTATCTACAGGACCATGCCCAACGGGTACTGTGCCTAATGTTGTGGGTATGTCTCAACCATCTGCCGAAAATGAAATCATTTCCGCAGGTCTTACAGTGGGCATAATTACAACCCAATGCAGTAATACGGTTCCAGCAGGGTACGTTATCAGTCAGGACCCAATAGGAGGTGAACATGTTCCTCCGGAAACACCGGTCAATCTGGTTGTCTCTACAGGACCATGTCCTATTCCCGTACCTGATGTGGTCGGCATGACAGAAGAAGATGCAGATGTTACCTTAGTTTCAGCAGGATTATTTTTAGGAACTGTCACAGAAGAATGTAGCAATACGGTTCCAGCAGGTAGAATTATTAGCCAGAATCCACCAGCAGGTGCACAAGTTCCGCCCGGAAGTTANNNNNNNNNNNNNNNNNNNNNNNNNNNNNNNNNNNNNNNNNNNNNNNNNNNNNNNNNNNNNNNNNNNNNNNNNNNNNNNNNNNNNNNNNNNNNNNNNNNNACATAGTGCTGACCAGGATGGAGATAATAAAATAAGCCTTATTGAATTGCTCAGGGTTATCCAGTTATTTAATACCAATGGGTATCATTGTGCATCAGGAACGGAGGATGGATTTGAGCCCGGTATTATAGGAGATAAGACCTGTACACCTCATACTTCCGATTATAATCCACAGGATTGGAAAATAGACATTAGAGAATTATTGCGATTGATACAAATCTTCAATGTTGGTGGCTACCACTACTGTCCAGATGAAGGAACAGAAGACGGTTTCTGTCTTGGGCTTGGAGGTGCATAATTTAAAATAGAAATTTGATTAACAGAGGGCAACCTTTACATAAGGTTGCCCTAATGTTTTTATAAAGGAAATAGGTAGTTCAAACATTGGACAAATAAATCAGTTTCTTTCCACTCCTTTGAATTCGAATAGGTTAGCATCGAGGGAAGGAATCTCTTGTTGAAATCGGATGTGACCATCGTTAAAAGTGCCTATTTGAAAATTATCAGAAACAGTATGTTTTATAATAATACCATCATTGCCAAGTTCCCAGTCCTTTGTAGATGTTGTGAATTTTAATTCCCTCGCTATTCTGTCTGCATTTGCCACGGCTAATATGACTTTCCCTTCTGATGAGTACCAAGGCATGGTTATTAGTAGACTTCCACGGCGTAGGAATGATTTTCCACCTTCTTTGCGATATGCATATACAGACAAACATATTTCTTCCCATGTGTCAGATGAATGTTCCGTTAAAGGTTTAAGCATCTCTCCATTCAAGAATACCTCACGGAATTGATGATGTAGCTTCGCCAATTTTATGGCGAATTCTAAAACGTCCTTTCGTTGGGTCCAAAGTTCTTTTTTATAATTAGCAATCATAGGTTGTTGTCCCCAAGCCCACGCACATGCTTGTTCATAACAGAATTGGGTATTCCATCGTGTGTCTAACAATTTCAACGGTTCTTTTGGGGCAAACTCCTGAGGCCAGAGCGTATCATAAGGCGGTTCTGTTAGAGAAGCGTAATTGCCAAATTGAATAGCAATGGGATGATAAACCGCCTGAAATAAAGGCATAGCACGCCAGCCATCATTACCAGCATATCGGTCTTTACTAACCTGTAAGCTAAGAAATAAATCAAGGAAAGGTAACCATGCTTCACCGCATCCTTCACCTGCAAGAACGACTTTGTCAGTCTTTTCTCTGTATATAGAATTAGTTGACTGACAATTTTCTCGTAGGCGGGCTACCAAGTGTTGAAAACCCTGAATCCAGAAATTTTTACCCCCAGGAACATGACCATGGTTGGTGGCAAAACATGGGAGAGAACTACATGCCTGGTCTAAATAATATCCGTCAATAGGTGTATCATGCCATGTCGACAGCATAACCTTTAATAAAGTTTCCCTCCAAAATTCTGTCCCCATACACATAGTGACACAAGGGGCTTTATTAAAAATATTATAGACTTCCGGATGTAATTTTCCATCATTACCAAGAACAGCAAATTGTTCCGCCTGTTTCTCTTTCCATGAATTGGTTTGCATACCCCAAAGCCTTTGGTTAACATATATTAAGGTATGTATGCCCTTATGATGGGCATCCTGGACAGATGTTATAAATTTTTCTTGTCCTTCTCTGGGTGGTAAATATTCTGGGAAACCTGTGTCATACGCACAGCCATGCCACCAATGCCAAAGCACAGAGACAGGAAGATGCAATCGTTCAGCCATGTCAATTGCTGGGACAAGAACTTTGTCCGATTCCATACGGTTCCATATCCATAATGCTGTCTGCTCAACCCACGGTGCAGTTTGTCCCCTTGCTTTACCGCTCTGTACCGACCATGATTGTTTTCTTGCCCAGTCACGGTAAAGTAATGCCATATCAAACCAGTTTCCACAAATTGATGATAAGCAAACAAAATAAGGTAGGGAATAATCGGTGATAGGAGAAGAAATGAGATGTTTCCATTCCAGACATCCTTTATTTCCATCTCCAGCAATGTGGGCTTGCTTAAAATTTTGTTGCCAGTCCTTTATCCATAACATCATTCCGTGTTGTGCGGTATTATAAAGACCTATCCATTGCATAGACAAAACCCCAGGGTATTCCCACGTGCGATTCCCGACGAAACCAGTTTTTACGTCAGGATAAGCATCACTATCATAAATCTCGCCCATCCAATAGGGGATAACAAGATGTGTTGATTTATCCATAGTCACATGAGTTACTTTGGGGAATATAATCTCCTTTATAAAATATTCTGGAATAGAACAGCGAAAAGACACTTCTAACGAATCAAAAGCAATAGGTTTGCAGAGAATAACCACTTCATAAGGTATACTCTGATTTGCAACATTTTTTACAATCCCATTCCATTTTAAAGTATAACTATTGTCATCTTCCGCAAATGAGAAAGAAACCTCATCATTAGGCGAGATATTCGATGGAGTTCCTACTATTTCCCATATTGGGCATGGAGGCGAAAACACAAACGTATGCTTCGGCTGACCTATATACCGCCATTCTGTAAGTAAACCATGTCGATTTTCAAATACCCATTGTGTCTTACCACTATTTATAATAAGCTCTTGTGCATGAATACGAGTGATAAGGAGCAGGTTCACAACTAAAAACAGAATGTATGTATTGCGATATAATTTCATGACCAAAACCTTGTTCTAAAGATATTTAGAATTAAAATACATTATTAAAGTATAATGTACTCTATCTCGAAGTATAAAGAGGAATGCTATGGAATTTCTAAAGGGTAAAGTTGCTATTGTTACTGGTGCAGGTAGAGGTATCGGAAGAGCAATTGCACTTACGTTAGCCGATGCTGGCATCTCAGTTGCTATTCTTTCGCGAACTGAATCCGAAGTTCAGGAGACTGCAAAACAGATTCTGGCAAAAGGAGGGAACGTATTACCAATTGTGGCAGATGTCACAGAATCGGAGCAGATTCGTCAGTGTGTCAATTCAGTTATCCAACAATGGGGTCGCATTCATATTTTGGTTAATAATGCAGGTTTTGCACGATTTAAACCTTTTATCGAGTTAACACTCGATGAATGGAATCAAACATTAAACGTAAATCTAACAGGAACATTTATTGTAACAAAGGCAGTGGTACCCCACATGATAGAACACAAAGAAGGTATTATCATTAACATTTCCAGCGTGTCAGGATTACGGCCTATTCCAAATCAGTCAGCATATTGTGCTTCTAAACATGGAGTAAATGGTTTAACTACGACACTTGCGATGGAATTAAAGCCTTATAATATCCGTGTTCATGCCATCTGTCCAGGTGGGGTTCTTACGCGATTAAGTGAAGAAAATATGCCAGAACGTGATAAAAGTGACTGGATGCTTCCAGAGGATGTCGCTCATACCGTTATGTATTTCTTAACCCAACACCCCAGAGCCACAACAGATATAATTTATTTGCGACGTTATGGTAGTGTACCATTAGGTGGATGAAATGAAAAAAATAAGAGAGATATAGCATGGACCCCTATTTGTCAGAAATTCCATTCACACCTAAAGAATTCGGTCAAGAAGAAATAGAGGGAGTTATTGAACAAATTATTTACGAACATGCAGGTAGCGGTTTTTTCGTGGCTCGCTTGCGTCGTAAAGATACCAACCACCTTATCACGATTGTTGGCAAATCTCTGCCCGTATCTCAGGGGACTACAGTATGTGTCTCCGGATATTGGATAAATCATCCTCGATTCGGACCGCAATTCCAAACACAAAAAATGGAGTTAGTTCAACCTTCCTCTACAGAGGCGGTGGCTCAGTTTTTAGCTTCAGGTGCAATTCCCGGTATTGGCACCAAATATGCAGAACGGATTATAAAAACCTTCGGGTCCGATGTTCTTCATGTTTTAAACCATGAGCCAGAACGGTTAACATTAGTCCCCCGCTTAGGTAAAAAACGGGCAGAGAAGATATATCAGGTCTGGAAGGAGAAGCAAGAATTCTTAGAAGTTCTTCTGTGTCTCCAAGAGTATCACATCCCCATCGGTTTAGCCACAAAGTTATATAAATATTATGGGAATCAAGTGCTCACCTTCCTTCGAGAAGACCCATTTCAAATAGCATCTGAAGTTCAAGGAATAGGCTTCAGAACAGCAGACCGTATAGCAAAGCAATTGGGCATAGCACCTGACCATCCCAGTCGCATTGAGGCTGGCATTCGATATACATTGCAAGAAGCAGAAAGCGATGGGCATGTCTTTTTAAGAGAGGACGAAGTAGTTAAATCAGCTTCAGAACTCCTCCAATTGGAAGTGTCTCAGATTATAAATGTAC
The sequence above is a segment of the Candidatus Hydrogenedens sp. genome. Coding sequences within it:
- the gltA gene encoding NADPH-dependent glutamate synthase yields the protein MPEQAPQDRAHNFDEVPYGYTPELAMAEASRCLDCKKPGCVEGCPVHIDIPGFIRLIREGKFIEAAQHIKKQNALPAVCGRVCPQEEQCESRCILAVKGESVAIGRLERFSADFERASGQIQLPELPPKTGKKVAVVGAGPAGLTVAGDLIKLGHEVTVFEALHEPGGVLMYGIPEFRLPKEIVRAEVEYLKRLGVEFVMDFVVGRNCTIRELFEEEGYHAIFIGTGAGLPSFMGIPGENLVGVYSANEYLTRSNLMKAYLFPKYDTPPIKRNKVAVIGGGNVAMDSARTALRLGGDVTIVYRRAREQMPARAEEIHHAEEEGVKMMLLTNPVRILGDERHRVIGMECIRMELGEPDASGRRRPVPVPGSEFRLDVDTVIIAIGNQPNPLIPQSMPELSTTKHGTLIVDPETMMTSVPGIFAGGDIVSGAATVISAMGQARTAASAIHRYLMNQKST
- a CDS encoding PASTA domain-containing protein encodes the protein MTGLIIVLFTIMISGNAWSAILISTVEDLQKIGNDPEYPLNGSYELTQDIDASDTVMWNGGAGFQPIGSGATPFTGTFNGKGYVILNLYINRPTENYVGLFGRTSSSATIQNLGIENSVVFGNDNVGNLVGSNEGRTDTCYSNGYVSGENYVGGLVGVNKNTANKCYSIGTVTGVTNVGGLIGSNSGTITQCYSTSAVIGVSNVGGLVGANTAWNASLRRCYALGPVAGGNNVGGLLGSMSWGWIFETYSAGAVSGESNVGGLIGYRFFLSFVLMSYWDTQASGQSSSSGGNGRTTDQMKQQSTYFLWSFGTVWGIVSGVTYPYFIWQYVVPNVIGMTLEDAEQAIVDANFVLGTVTEQCSFTVPEGQIITQSPFGGQNAAPGSAVNVTVSTGPCPTGTVPNVVGMSQPSAENEIISAGLTVGIITTQCSNTVPAGYVISQDPIGGEHVPPETPVNLVVSTGPCPIPVPDVVGMTEEDADVTLVSAGLFLGTVTEECSNTVPAGRIISQNPPAGAQVPPGS
- a CDS encoding DUF6259 domain-containing protein → MKLYRNTYILFLVVNLLLITRIHAQELIINSGKTQWVFENRHGLLTEWRYIGQPKHTFVFSPPCPIWEIVGTPSNISPNDEVSFSFAEDDNSYTLKWNGIVKNVANQSIPYEVVILCKPIAFDSLEVSFRCSIPEYFIKEIIFPKVTHVTMDKSTHLVIPYWMGEIYDSDAYPDVKTGFVGNRTWEYPGVLSMQWIGLYNTAQHGMMLWIKDWQQNFKQAHIAGDGNKGCLEWKHLISSPITDYSLPYFVCLSSICGNWFDMALLYRDWARKQSWSVQSGKARGQTAPWVEQTALWIWNRMESDKVLVPAIDMAERLHLPVSVLWHWWHGCAYDTGFPEYLPPREGQEKFITSVQDAHHKGIHTLIYVNQRLWGMQTNSWKEKQAEQFAVLGNDGKLHPEVYNIFNKAPCVTMCMGTEFWRETLLKVMLSTWHDTPIDGYYLDQACSSLPCFATNHGHVPGGKNFWIQGFQHLVARLRENCQSTNSIYREKTDKVVLAGEGCGEAWLPFLDLFLSLQVSKDRYAGNDGWRAMPLFQAVYHPIAIQFGNYASLTEPPYDTLWPQEFAPKEPLKLLDTRWNTQFCYEQACAWAWGQQPMIANYKKELWTQRKDVLEFAIKLAKLHHQFREVFLNGEMLKPLTEHSSDTWEEICLSVYAYRKEGGKSFLRRGSLLITMPWYSSEGKVILAVANADRIARELKFTTSTKDWELGNDGIIIKHTVSDNFQIGTFNDGHIRFQQEIPSLDANLFEFKGVERN
- a CDS encoding SDR family oxidoreductase, producing MEFLKGKVAIVTGAGRGIGRAIALTLADAGISVAILSRTESEVQETAKQILAKGGNVLPIVADVTESEQIRQCVNSVIQQWGRIHILVNNAGFARFKPFIELTLDEWNQTLNVNLTGTFIVTKAVVPHMIEHKEGIIINISSVSGLRPIPNQSAYCASKHGVNGLTTTLAMELKPYNIRVHAICPGGVLTRLSEENMPERDKSDWMLPEDVAHTVMYFLTQHPRATTDIIYLRRYGSVPLGG